GCGCGTTTCCGGATGATTCCCTGCACGTCTCGTAATGTTGCTTCAGGCGTGACCACGAGAGGCGTATCGAAGTGTACCGGTGCCGACTTGATGTGCTGGACAATTCGCTCCACCGTCTGAGGGCTCATGTCCTGAGGCAATACCCCCAATCCTCCATAACGGGCCATGGTTTCGGCCAGGCGCTTTCCCGTGACAGCGTTCATGTTGGCGGACACGATAGGGTGCGATCCACCCGGGAAATCGGGGGGTGTAAGGTCAACCGCTGTGCGCGAACGGCCCGAGAAAAAGCCCGGCAAGATAAAGACGTCGTCGAGCGAGAGCTCGAGAGATTCGTCGTGTTCAGGATGGATAAAACGCATGGAAATCTCCGAATTTGGGTGTAGAGACGATCCGACACCCTAAAAATGGGGTCAACCTCGAAGTCGCGTTGCAACGCATGTTTCATGTGGCAACGTTTTTGGGGTGGCCCGAATCAGGGAGAAATTGCGATCGGGCTCATAGAACCTGGCGATCCTCCAACAAACATGATGTGGCACAACCCTCGCAATAGATGCACGCGACTCTTTTGGAATGGGACTGATATGGATGCACTTACCTTTGAAATGATGTTGGTACTCGGGATTTTGGCTGGAGCCATTTTGCTCTTTGTCACCGAGATCGTTCGGATCGATGTCGCCGCCATCATCGTGATGGTGGTGGTCGGACTCACGGGATTGGTGGGCCCTAAGGAGCTCTTTGCTGGATTCGCATCAAACGCGGTCATCTCGATCATCGCGGTCATGATCTTAGGCGCGGCGCTCGATCGCGTGGGCGTCATGAAGAAAGTAGCAGCGTTTCTACTGAAGATTGGTGGAACCGGAGAAGGCCGCATCATCACCCTGATCTCTTCGTCTGTCGCCGGAATTAGCGCGTTCATGCAAAATATCGGGGCGGCTGCGCTCTTCTTGCCGGTCACCGAAAGGATGGCAGAGAGAACGGGCATTCCGGTGTCCAGGATGCTTATGCCCATGGGGTTTGCAGCGATCCTCGGCGGAACGATTACGCTCGTCGCATCAGGGCCTCTCATCCTTTTGAACGACTTGCTCGCGGCATCTTCCAAAAACCTTGGCATCGAGATTGAGCCCCTCGGGCTCTTTACACCAACCCCGATCGGCCTCGCTCTCTCAGCATCCGGCATCGCCCTATTCGCGATTTTCGGAAAATGGTTGCTCCCCTCCAATCAAAAGTCGGACTCCACTCAAGACAAGACCAACCTCCAACACCTCTATGGAATCCAAGATCAGATCGAGCCGTGGAAGGTTGAGGCGACAAGCGCTCTCGTCGGCAAGTCCGTCGGGGAAATTGAAGCTGATGTCCACGGCGTATTCCTCGTCGCGGCATTCAGCGAAGAAAACGGCCTCGAGTTGGCTCTGCCCATGGAGTTCATCATCAAGGCCAACATGGTGCTCGGGCTGGTGGGCGATGATGAGGACCTTGCTCGCTTCGCACAAGAATCCGCATTGAAGTCCCATAGTGAAAACCCATTCAAACTCTTCCACGACCCAGAACGCGCTGGTATCGCCGAGCTCGTGATACGACCCGGCGCCGACGCGCTTGGAAAGACAGTCCGGGACTTGAGGCTCAGAAAACGATACGGCGTCACGCTTCTCTGCATTCATCGCCAAGGCGAGTCGGTCCGCGGAGACTTGAGAAATGAGGTTCTTCAGGGTGGTGACGTCCTCGTTGTCTTTGCGCCATGGGAACAACTCTCGGTGCTCGCTGAGAGACGCGACTTGGTCATCATCTCTGATGTCCCAGACGAGACCTCCAAACCCGAAAAGACGTGGTGGGCACTGGCTGCCTTTGCCATCGCGCTCACCCTTGTCATCTCTGGTACGCTCAAACTCTCACTCGCACTTATGGTGGGTGTTGTGATCATCCTCGTCTCCAAGACCTTGAGCCCAGATGAAGCGTATCGCTCAGTGTCATGGAAGACCGTCTTTCTCTTGGCTGCCCTAATTCCGCTTGGCCAAGCTGTTGAGACTACCGGAACGGCTCAGTGGATTGCACAGGGTGTGATTTCGGCCGCGGGTGACCTGCCGATTTGGGGCATGCAATTGACCATCGCGCTTTTGGCCACGGTCTTCTCGCTGACCATCTCCAATGTAGGTGCCACGGTGCTCCTCGTTCCATTGGCAGCCAACGTAGCGGTCGGCATCGGGGCGAACCCGGCTCAGTTTGGCCTGATTGTGGCCATTGCAGTCTCAAACGCGTTTCTTCTGCCGACTCACCAGGTCAACGCCCTTCTCATGGGGCCAGGAAACTACCGAGTCAAGGACTTCCTCAAGGCCGGAACCACCCTTAGCGTTCTCTTCCTCGTCGTGCTTGTGGTCTCGGTCAATATCTTCTTCTAGCCGTATCTGGGCCGCATGGGTCTTTTGTCCCCACACACTTGACCCCGGGCCTCACCCCCCTTGCGTGTGCCACCCTGTCACATACCCACACAGCCCCCCACACGCACCCACACCACCACACAACCTAATTAAACAATCAAAACAAAGACTTAACACATCACCCAGATACAGTGGCACGCACCTTGTAATAGACTAGACCCGAGGACCTGAACCCTACGAGGTAGTTATGAAAGCCACATATATCGCCGCCGCAATTCTCGCTTCGACATTCGCATTTGGTTGCGGAGAAGAACCACAGCTCATGAACCCTGGAGCTTCTCCGACCAACCTAGCGCCGAATGCTGGCAAAACGCCAAATCGCACGAACGACCCCAACCGAGATGGCTCACCTGCCAACGGTGGCGACAACGGCTCAACACCTAGCCCAAGCCCGTCCGCTGCAACCGGTGGACAATGTGAAGACGGCACCACTTGCGGCGCAGGACAAGCTTGTGTCTCGGGCACAAACCTCTGCACGAAAGCTGGCGCTTTCCGAATCACGCTCAGCTGGGAGACCGCACTGGACCTCGACCTTCACGTCGTCACACCGAGAAACGAAGAGCTCTACTACCGAAACCGAGTTTCCTCGGATGGCGGCGAGTTCACACAAGATGGATGTATCGCCGGACGTTGTGAACAAGAGCAAAGCCCATTCGGTGAATCCGTGGTCTGGGGCGACTTCGCCACGCCAGGAACTTATGAAATCTGGGCCGTCAACTACAACGGCGGTGAGTCCGTTCCCTTCGTGATCGAAGTCGAGTTCGAAGGCGAGCGCGAAGTATTCCAAGGCACCGTCGGTGGCGGCCGTGGCGAAGCTTCCAGCGTCCATGCCTTCACCATCGAAGGCGTCGCGCCGGAAAACCCAAACTCCGATACCGCATGTAAGCAGCAGCTCGACCAGCTCGGAATCCCTTACCGCAACTGGTCGTACTCCACGCAATCAGCAGGCGGCTCGTCATGCACCGTTGAGGAGCCGATCACCATCACAGGCCCTATCAATGGCGTAACCTATCAGTACTTGGACACGAGCCCAGGCACCATGAACATGACCTGCGATATGGCGCTCGCCCTGCACCGACTTGGAGACGTTCTCAAAGAGAAGAACATCAACAAGGTCAAGCACATCGGAACCTTCAATTGCCGCAATATCTCGGGCTCATCGAGCCTCAGCCAGCACTCCTACGGACACGCCATCGACCTCTGGGAATTCGTCGGAGTTGACGGCACAAACTACTCGCTCGAGCGTGATTGGCAGCACAACACCAGCAGCCCAACGACCCACAAAGCTCAGGTTCTGCACTACATCGGACGGCAAATGCACGAGCGTCGCATCTTCAACATCGTGCTCACGCCGAACTTTAACTCCGATCACGACAACCACTTCCACGTGGACCTCAAAGCTGGATCTCACTACTTGCGCTCCACGGTCGATCCGGAATACTTCTTCGATGACCTGCCTTACAGCGAAGGCTGTGGACACGCTCACGAAGACTTAGATGGAACTCTTTGAAACACACGCACACCTTGATGTCCTAGAAGACCTCGAGACTGAACTCGAACAAGCAAGAGCGGCCGGCATACATGAATTCATGTTACCGGCCGTTTCGCCGTTCAACTGGCAGGCGTGCATCGAGATAGCTCGCGCCCACACGGGCATCTACTTCGGACTTGGAATCCACCCGCAATGCGTGCGGGAGTTGACTGACGCTGAGGCCTCCGACGCGCTCAAGAGCTTGCCTGACCTGATTCGTTCCTCTGGGGCCCGTGCCATTGGCGAGCTCGGGCTCGACTGGCGATGGGATTCGGATCCCGACGCCCGCGCACGACAAGAGAGAATCTTTCTGGAACAACTCGATATCGCTGCCGAAACTGGACTTCCGCCCATCATCCATTGTTTAGACGCCCACGGCCGATTCCTGGAACTCTGGAAATCTCATCCGTGCAGAAAGAACACGCCTGGCATCATGCACTCGTATTCCGGAAGCGCTGAAATGGTGGCCGAATACGTGCGCGAAAACCTCTACATTTCATACAGCGGCGCCGTCACTTGGACCCATGCCAAACGCGTCCCAAAAGCGTGCAAAGCCACGCCGTTGGATCGACTGCTCATCGAGACGGATGCGCCCTATCAACCACCTCATCCACTCGAAGAAGGGCCCAATCGCCTCCCAAGACTCACGCGTGTGGTCGAGGTCGTGGCAGAACTGCTCGGCCTCTCAAACGCTGAAGTCGCTCAAATCACCACCCAGAATGCTCGGACCGTGTTTGGGCTCTAAGTCTGCGCTGCTTCTGGCCACTTTACTTCGTCAAAGAGCGTGTCCCTCAACTGCAAGATTTCCGCAGCCACGCTGATCGCGATCTCCTCGGGACGGTTGCTCTTCATCTTCAGCCCTATCGGCGCTCTAAGCGAATCCAAAAACTCCTCAGAAACACCGCGTTCAATCAGCGTCTGACGAATCTTTCGAATCTTTGCCGCGCTTCCCATCACACCCACATAAGGAAAAGGACGCCCAGATTTCCAAACACCCCAAAGAGCCTCGATATCCCCTGCCATATCCGTGGTCATCACCACCACATGAGTGAACGGCGCGTAGTTGAGCTTTCCCGCCGCATCAGCGTAATCAGGAACCACCTCCAGCCAACGCGCCCAAAGATTGTCCTGAATCGTCGGCAGGTTTGCACGCGTATCAAAAATACTCACCACGTAGCCAAGTCGGTTCATGACCTCCGAGAGCGCCAAGCCACAATGCCCTCCTCCCATAATCGCAATGCGTTTCCACTGAAAGATCCTCTCGGAATACGCCCAAGACTCTGCCTGAATATCCAAGGAAAAGAGCGGCCTGTCCTGACTTGTCATCTCCACTTCAAAGCAACCATCTGAGTCGATTCGCAGAACGCCGGGGCGATCTTCGAGCTCCAAGAGCGCGAGATCGGATATCGTACCGAGGTGTTCCGGTCCAAGGACCATAGTCAAATTGGTCTGCTCCCCGGCACAAATCATACCGGACTTTTTGCCTTCCCCTGATTTCCGATGAACGAGAGTTTCGATCTGCGGCGCTTGCCTCTGCCGAATCGCTTCCCGGGCCTGACTCACAAGCTCCACCTCCATTGAGCCGCCACCGATGGTGCCTTGCATTTCTCCCGTCTGGGAAACGAACATTCGTGCGCCCCACGTTCCAGGCGAGTGTCTCGTGTTGGAGACCACCATCGCCAGCCAAACGTAGCGTCCGAGTTCAAGTTCTGCTTCCAAATTCGACCAGAATTGCATACCACCTCCGGGGCCCGTACCATGGCACATCTCATGCTCTGACGCATCAGGAGACCACCTTGCAGCGAATCTACAAACACCCCGAAAACAAGCCACATGAATTCTTCGGACTCATCACGGTTTCGCCGCATATGCTCGACCTCTTCGAGATCGTGCGGCGCGCTGCACGCTCCGAAGCAGCCGTGCTGATTCGAGGTGAGTCGGGAACTGGCAAAGAGCATATCGCCAAAGCTCTCCACGAGCTAAGCCCTAGGTCTAACAAGGGATTTAACGCCATCAACTGCGCCACGCTCACACCGGAACTCCTTGCTTCCGAGCTTTTTGGCCACGTCAAAGGCGCGTTTACCGGCGCAATCCGCGACCGAAAAGGTCTTTTTCAGACAGCGCACCAGGGCACGATCTTCCTCGATGAAGTCGCTGAGATTCCGCTCGATATTCAGGCGCGCCTACTTCGTGTGATTCAGGAGCAGACCTTCATTCCGCTGGGCGGCACCGACCCTGTTAGCGTCGATGTTCGAATCATCTCGGCCACGCACCAGTCTCTGCGCGAAGCGGTGCAGCAGCGGCGCTTCCGAAACGACCTCATGTATCGCATCCGAGTCGTTCCTATCTTTATTCCGAGGCTCGCCGAGCGCGAAGGGGATGTTGAGGCGCTCACCTGGTACTTTATCGACGAGTTCAATCGGCAGGGGCATCGCCAGATCGAGGGTATCCGGCGTGATGCGATGGAACTGCTACTCGAACATGAATGGCCCGGAAACGTTCGTGAGCTCCGAAATGTGATCGAATACGCCTTCGCCATTGGCGAAGGGCCAATTCTCGAGATCGGCTGCATGACGCCTGAACTTCGCGGCGAGGCGCCCACTCCGACGCAGCCTTTCGGACAGAATCACGCCGAACGCGACCAAATTCTGGACGCACTTGCCCGCTCAAACGGGCGCAAGTCCGAAGCCGCGGACCTTCTCGGCATGTCGCGCTCCACGCTCTGGCGCAAAATGCGCGAACACCACCTCATCACCTGAGCTCCAGATGAATCCAATCTACACCCGCGAACTAAGCCGATGGCTCGGAACCGACCACGCGGACCGCACACCACCACTCGCGCTAGTTGACGCAGTCAAACAAGTTTCGGACGGTCTGATCAAAGAGCGCCAACTCGTCGGCACGGCGTATCTCAACACCCAACTCCTTCGAGAGGC
This Microvenator marinus DNA region includes the following protein-coding sequences:
- a CDS encoding SLC13 family permease, whose protein sequence is MDALTFEMMLVLGILAGAILLFVTEIVRIDVAAIIVMVVVGLTGLVGPKELFAGFASNAVISIIAVMILGAALDRVGVMKKVAAFLLKIGGTGEGRIITLISSSVAGISAFMQNIGAAALFLPVTERMAERTGIPVSRMLMPMGFAAILGGTITLVASGPLILLNDLLAASSKNLGIEIEPLGLFTPTPIGLALSASGIALFAIFGKWLLPSNQKSDSTQDKTNLQHLYGIQDQIEPWKVEATSALVGKSVGEIEADVHGVFLVAAFSEENGLELALPMEFIIKANMVLGLVGDDEDLARFAQESALKSHSENPFKLFHDPERAGIAELVIRPGADALGKTVRDLRLRKRYGVTLLCIHRQGESVRGDLRNEVLQGGDVLVVFAPWEQLSVLAERRDLVIISDVPDETSKPEKTWWALAAFAIALTLVISGTLKLSLALMVGVVIILVSKTLSPDEAYRSVSWKTVFLLAALIPLGQAVETTGTAQWIAQGVISAAGDLPIWGMQLTIALLATVFSLTISNVGATVLLVPLAANVAVGIGANPAQFGLIVAIAVSNAFLLPTHQVNALLMGPGNYRVKDFLKAGTTLSVLFLVVLVVSVNIFF
- a CDS encoding extensin family protein — its product is MKATYIAAAILASTFAFGCGEEPQLMNPGASPTNLAPNAGKTPNRTNDPNRDGSPANGGDNGSTPSPSPSAATGGQCEDGTTCGAGQACVSGTNLCTKAGAFRITLSWETALDLDLHVVTPRNEELYYRNRVSSDGGEFTQDGCIAGRCEQEQSPFGESVVWGDFATPGTYEIWAVNYNGGESVPFVIEVEFEGEREVFQGTVGGGRGEASSVHAFTIEGVAPENPNSDTACKQQLDQLGIPYRNWSYSTQSAGGSSCTVEEPITITGPINGVTYQYLDTSPGTMNMTCDMALALHRLGDVLKEKNINKVKHIGTFNCRNISGSSSLSQHSYGHAIDLWEFVGVDGTNYSLERDWQHNTSSPTTHKAQVLHYIGRQMHERRIFNIVLTPNFNSDHDNHFHVDLKAGSHYLRSTVDPEYFFDDLPYSEGCGHAHEDLDGTL
- a CDS encoding TatD family hydrolase — protein: MELFETHAHLDVLEDLETELEQARAAGIHEFMLPAVSPFNWQACIEIARAHTGIYFGLGIHPQCVRELTDAEASDALKSLPDLIRSSGARAIGELGLDWRWDSDPDARARQERIFLEQLDIAAETGLPPIIHCLDAHGRFLELWKSHPCRKNTPGIMHSYSGSAEMVAEYVRENLYISYSGAVTWTHAKRVPKACKATPLDRLLIETDAPYQPPHPLEEGPNRLPRLTRVVEVVAELLGLSNAEVAQITTQNARTVFGL
- a CDS encoding XdhC family protein, which produces MQFWSNLEAELELGRYVWLAMVVSNTRHSPGTWGARMFVSQTGEMQGTIGGGSMEVELVSQAREAIRQRQAPQIETLVHRKSGEGKKSGMICAGEQTNLTMVLGPEHLGTISDLALLELEDRPGVLRIDSDGCFEVEMTSQDRPLFSLDIQAESWAYSERIFQWKRIAIMGGGHCGLALSEVMNRLGYVVSIFDTRANLPTIQDNLWARWLEVVPDYADAAGKLNYAPFTHVVVMTTDMAGDIEALWGVWKSGRPFPYVGVMGSAAKIRKIRQTLIERGVSEEFLDSLRAPIGLKMKSNRPEEIAISVAAEILQLRDTLFDEVKWPEAAQT
- a CDS encoding sigma-54 interaction domain-containing protein, with the protein product MQRIYKHPENKPHEFFGLITVSPHMLDLFEIVRRAARSEAAVLIRGESGTGKEHIAKALHELSPRSNKGFNAINCATLTPELLASELFGHVKGAFTGAIRDRKGLFQTAHQGTIFLDEVAEIPLDIQARLLRVIQEQTFIPLGGTDPVSVDVRIISATHQSLREAVQQRRFRNDLMYRIRVVPIFIPRLAEREGDVEALTWYFIDEFNRQGHRQIEGIRRDAMELLLEHEWPGNVRELRNVIEYAFAIGEGPILEIGCMTPELRGEAPTPTQPFGQNHAERDQILDALARSNGRKSEAADLLGMSRSTLWRKMREHHLIT